A region of Desulfobacterales bacterium DNA encodes the following proteins:
- a CDS encoding metallophosphoesterase family protein yields the protein MIILSLSDIHGNISKIKNIKKEIESADIVLLSGDITNFGREKEIKEIISQIKSINSQILAVSGNCDFPEVDEFLNKEGINLHGKAKIINNVVFIGLGGSLKTPFGTPNEVTEESFQKVLKDASKELPCEYPIILLSHNPPINTLCDKLSTGVSVGSVAVRNFIEKFNPLICFTGHIHEADSIDTIGKTTIINPGNFIKGQYAYASISANIKEVLIKNII from the coding sequence ATGATAATATTAAGTTTATCAGATATTCATGGAAATATATCAAAAATAAAAAATATAAAAAAAGAAATTGAATCGGCTGATATTGTCCTTTTAAGTGGAGATATTACTAATTTTGGAAGAGAAAAAGAAATAAAAGAAATAATATCCCAAATAAAAAGCATAAATAGCCAAATCCTCGCAGTATCAGGTAATTGTGATTTCCCTGAAGTTGATGAATTTTTAAACAAGGAAGGGATAAATCTTCATGGTAAAGCTAAAATTATAAATAATGTAGTATTTATAGGGTTAGGAGGCTCCCTAAAAACTCCATTCGGAACTCCAAATGAAGTAACTGAAGAAAGTTTTCAAAAAGTTTTAAAAGATGCTTCAAAAGAACTTCCATGCGAATATCCAATAATTCTTCTATCCCATAATCCCCCAATTAATACCCTATGTGATAAACTTTCAACAGGTGTATCTGTTGGAAGCGTAGCTGTAAGAAATTTTATTGAAAAGTTTAATCCTCTTATATGTTTTACCGGCCATATTCATGAAGCCGATAGCATAGACACGATCGGAAAGACTACAATAATTAATCCTGGTAATTTTATCAAAGGCCAATATGCTTACGCTTCAATTAGCGCAAATATAAAAGAAGTATTGATAAAAAATATAATTTAA
- a CDS encoding VWA domain-containing protein: protein MKDLIRGQKIKLSDLMQSHDFQVGISIEGSSGQVFDISCFGVDSNNKLSDDRYFIFYNQKSSPCGSIVSKGVQSGDLETFYINLSTLPKTICRLVFTITIDGQGTMSQILGGHLRLLDKDKEIMRFMFSGKDFEDEKAIIVAEIYLKDVWRFSAVGQGFNGGLSALLKNFGGEEIAPEDTPSPLSENTQLKMSASVSLEKRIEKEAPQLVSLVKKAGISIKKAGLDGHRAKVALCLDISGSMSGLYSAGKIQIFAEKILALACKFDDDGSIDIFLFGANAHEAGEMSIGNVNGQINRIIKRYPLEGNTCYGKAIQMIRKFYFPDGMGREINSPIKSALPVYVMFITDGGTSDANITENQIKWASFEPIFWQFMAIGKTKKDIKGKGFFKSLQRAVTGDFAFLEQLDAMQGRYIDNANFFSVEDPLIISDDELYSLLMAEYPSWVKLAKTKGLLQ, encoded by the coding sequence ATGAAAGATTTAATAAGAGGACAAAAGATAAAACTATCAGACTTGATGCAATCTCATGATTTTCAAGTAGGTATTTCAATAGAAGGCTCTTCAGGGCAAGTATTTGATATATCTTGCTTTGGTGTTGATTCCAATAATAAATTATCAGACGATAGATATTTTATTTTTTATAACCAAAAATCTTCACCGTGTGGTTCAATAGTTAGCAAAGGAGTTCAATCTGGTGATTTAGAAACTTTTTATATAAATTTATCTACTTTACCTAAAACGATATGCCGTTTAGTATTTACTATCACTATTGACGGACAAGGAACTATGTCTCAAATTTTAGGAGGACATTTACGACTACTTGATAAAGACAAAGAAATCATGCGATTCATGTTTTCTGGAAAAGACTTTGAAGATGAAAAAGCTATAATTGTTGCGGAAATTTACTTGAAAGATGTATGGCGTTTTTCAGCGGTTGGGCAGGGGTTTAATGGCGGTTTAAGCGCATTGCTTAAAAATTTTGGAGGTGAAGAAATAGCTCCTGAAGATACTCCTTCTCCTCTTTCTGAAAATACTCAACTCAAAATGTCTGCAAGTGTTTCCCTTGAAAAGCGAATAGAAAAAGAAGCGCCCCAGTTGGTTTCTTTAGTAAAAAAAGCAGGAATCTCTATTAAAAAGGCTGGATTAGATGGCCACAGAGCTAAAGTAGCTTTATGTCTTGATATTTCTGGTTCAATGAGCGGGCTTTATTCCGCAGGAAAAATACAAATTTTTGCTGAAAAAATTCTTGCATTAGCGTGTAAGTTTGATGATGATGGTTCTATTGATATTTTTTTATTTGGAGCAAATGCCCATGAAGCTGGAGAAATGTCTATAGGTAATGTTAATGGTCAAATTAATAGAATTATTAAACGATACCCACTTGAAGGAAATACTTGTTACGGTAAAGCTATACAGATGATAAGAAAATTTTATTTTCCAGACGGAATGGGAAGAGAAATAAATTCTCCAATAAAATCAGCCTTACCAGTTTATGTGATGTTTATTACAGATGGAGGAACATCTGATGCTAATATTACGGAGAATCAAATTAAGTGGGCGTCATTTGAGCCTATTTTTTGGCAGTTCATGGCTATCGGAAAAACAAAAAAAGATATAAAGGGCAAAGGATTTTTTAAATCCTTACAAAGAGCTGTAACTGGTGATTTTGCTTTTTTAGAGCAATTAGATGCTATGCAAGGAAGGTATATTGATAATGCCAATTTTTTTAGTGTAGAAGATCCGCTAATTATTTCCGATGACGAGCTTTACAGCCTACTTATGGCTGAATACCCCTCTTGGGTTAAATTGGCAAAAACAAAAGGACTATTACAATAG
- a CDS encoding response regulator encodes MIDPLNMSILIVDDMQIMCKTIYNMLKILKIGKNFTYAYNGQEAVNILQKQEFDFAIIDCNMPVMTGIELISYIRSDKKLRDMPVIMITAETDREVVADVAESGIDSYILKPITLNSLSLRLNAVLEKLNNPPPMIYHLKRARDFEEAGNIDDAVAEVLLAQKADQKSSRPYRTLGTLFLKKNDLESAEKFLLQAAKMNRLDVQAFYILSEIYLQKNEVEKASDFIDKAMRINPRHSEKAIELAKILVENGSIQKAEKIFNKAIDLSQDPSVLQEEISDFCVKHKAYSYVISLIESIMLKKQYNISPKLLLNLGIAYNELEQYVLAVNHLIEAEKKDNSNIKIKLQLSRAYIAINKKFAAEKVLKSASALSPNEEDAEEIKELLKKCL; translated from the coding sequence ATGATAGACCCTTTAAATATGAGTATTTTAATTGTGGATGATATGCAAATTATGTGTAAAACTATCTACAATATGCTTAAAATTTTAAAGATAGGAAAAAATTTTACTTATGCATATAACGGGCAAGAAGCTGTTAATATTTTGCAAAAACAAGAGTTTGATTTTGCTATAATTGACTGTAATATGCCTGTAATGACCGGAATTGAGCTTATTTCTTACATAAGATCAGATAAAAAATTGAGGGATATGCCTGTCATTATGATTACCGCTGAAACTGACAGAGAAGTCGTTGCAGACGTAGCTGAATCAGGTATAGATAGCTATATTCTAAAACCGATTACTTTAAATTCTTTAAGTCTTAGATTAAATGCGGTTCTTGAAAAACTTAATAATCCTCCTCCAATGATTTATCATCTTAAAAGAGCAAGAGATTTTGAAGAGGCTGGAAATATTGATGACGCAGTGGCCGAAGTATTGCTTGCTCAAAAAGCTGACCAAAAATCCTCCAGGCCTTATCGAACTCTTGGAACACTTTTTTTAAAAAAGAATGATTTAGAATCAGCTGAAAAATTTCTTCTTCAAGCCGCTAAAATGAACAGACTTGATGTTCAGGCATTTTATATTTTATCAGAAATTTATCTGCAAAAGAATGAAGTTGAAAAAGCTTCAGATTTTATAGATAAAGCCATGCGTATAAATCCTCGTCATTCTGAAAAAGCAATTGAACTTGCAAAAATTTTAGTTGAAAATGGATCAATACAAAAAGCTGAAAAAATATTTAATAAAGCCATTGATTTGTCTCAAGATCCTTCAGTTCTTCAAGAAGAAATATCTGATTTTTGTGTGAAACATAAAGCTTACTCTTATGTTATAAGCCTTATTGAATCTATTATGCTTAAAAAGCAGTACAATATTTCTCCGAAACTTTTGCTTAACCTTGGAATAGCATATAATGAACTTGAACAATATGTTTTAGCTGTAAACCACTTAATTGAGGCAGAAAAAAAAGACAACTCAAATATAAAAATTAAATTACAATTATCAAGAGCTTATATTGCAATAAATAAAAAATTTGCAGCTGAGAAGGTTTTAAAATCGGCGTCTGCATTGTCTCCAAATGAGGAAGATGCTGAAGAAATAAAAGAACTTTTGAAAAAATGTCTTTAG
- a CDS encoding response regulator, translating to MKTPYKTKSNILFVDDEINVIDALKRSLRPLRNEWDMTFVLSVEEALEKVATNSFDLIISDINMPGKDGLELLKILDEKEILNDVLVIILTGQADKDLKRKALDVGATDLLNKPFEREDLLARIRSALRLKASQDKVKSQNILLDEKVKELQKLETMRTELFNMLVHDLKTPISVIIGNLDLIRFFDLSEIKDFIDSAQTACDYLYRMVSDMLDIARLEEGGLKLSYEKIDPENIIIDSLASISGIGKIKNLKLVYSFNSLPIDKEFFCDQGLIMRVIQNLVSNAIYYSPQDETIEIGFRYIDSNKIQFFVNDNGRGVPPEYQQKIFDKFVQVGDKKKDGRIYTTGLGLTFCKMAINAHDGTIYVESDGKKGSSFKFEMPLT from the coding sequence ATGAAGACTCCGTATAAAACAAAAAGCAATATACTTTTCGTTGATGATGAAATTAATGTTATTGACGCATTAAAAAGGTCTTTAAGGCCTTTACGCAATGAGTGGGATATGACTTTTGTATTAAGCGTTGAAGAAGCCCTTGAAAAAGTGGCTACTAATTCTTTTGATTTAATCATAAGTGATATAAATATGCCTGGAAAAGATGGCTTGGAATTGTTAAAAATATTAGATGAAAAGGAAATCCTTAATGATGTTCTGGTTATAATTTTAACAGGTCAGGCTGATAAAGATTTAAAAAGGAAGGCTCTTGATGTTGGCGCTACAGACCTTTTAAATAAACCTTTTGAAAGGGAAGATCTTCTTGCGAGAATTAGAAGTGCGCTAAGATTGAAAGCCTCCCAGGATAAAGTTAAATCTCAAAATATTCTTTTAGATGAAAAAGTTAAGGAACTTCAAAAACTTGAAACCATGCGCACAGAGCTTTTTAATATGTTGGTTCATGATTTAAAAACTCCTATTTCTGTAATTATCGGTAATCTTGACCTTATTAGATTCTTTGACCTATCTGAAATAAAAGACTTTATTGATTCTGCACAAACAGCTTGTGATTATTTATATAGAATGGTATCGGATATGCTTGATATCGCGAGATTAGAAGAAGGAGGTTTGAAACTTTCCTATGAAAAAATTGATCCTGAAAATATTATTATTGATTCATTAGCGAGTATTTCTGGAATCGGTAAAATTAAAAATCTTAAATTAGTTTATAGTTTTAATTCATTACCCATAGACAAGGAATTCTTTTGCGACCAAGGGCTTATTATGAGAGTTATTCAAAACCTTGTTTCAAATGCTATTTATTATTCTCCTCAAGATGAGACGATTGAGATAGGTTTTAGATATATAGATTCAAATAAAATTCAGTTTTTTGTCAATGATAATGGACGCGGGGTACCTCCTGAATATCAACAAAAGATTTTTGATAAATTCGTCCAAGTAGGCGATAAAAAAAAAGACGGCAGGATTTATACTACAGGTCTTGGTCTTACTTTTTGTAAAATGGCTATAAATGCCCATGATGGGACTATTTATGTTGAAAGTGATGGAAAGAAAGGGAGTAGTTTTAAATTTGAAATGCCATTGACTTAA
- a CDS encoding HDOD domain-containing protein — protein sequence MSDKILFVDDDENILDTYKRLFRKKFNVDTAKNADEALDIVEKKGPYIVIISDFRMPDMDGIQFFYYLKEIAPKSVRIMLTGFADKDTAVRAVSEGKIFRFLVKPCKPEVVEDAINSAIKYYNAIPEELDSKTIDVYQPDVIEENKSKKIDIIAEVRKSLKKDDIILPALPDMQFKFKRLIEMGSDVQIIVDLLKQDVSISSKLISLSNSSFYRGLKENKTLDKAIQRLGLTITRNCVESIGNRSLYIHSNKKYMEFMKQLWEHSISSAYAAQLISEQISYKLKNDAFTLGLFHDIGKLVLVQVISELEKKGKFKEEIKIEDILETIKLHHCEFGAVVLRKWEYVENFVKVCLYHEDLHKGLQELSGYSVNELHVVHLANNLVKRVGYGESDPLAEDLEYLESAQYLQLNRLIIEKIKEMLVEKMKEDKEYLV from the coding sequence ATGAGTGATAAAATATTATTTGTAGATGATGATGAAAATATTTTAGATACCTATAAGAGACTTTTTAGAAAAAAATTTAATGTTGATACTGCAAAAAATGCTGATGAAGCTCTCGATATTGTCGAAAAGAAAGGTCCTTATATTGTTATAATATCAGATTTTAGAATGCCAGATATGGATGGTATTCAATTTTTTTATTATTTAAAAGAAATCGCTCCTAAAAGTGTTCGAATAATGCTGACTGGATTTGCCGATAAAGATACCGCTGTTAGAGCTGTCAGTGAAGGTAAAATTTTTAGATTTTTGGTTAAACCTTGTAAACCTGAAGTAGTAGAAGATGCAATAAATAGCGCTATTAAGTATTATAACGCAATTCCTGAAGAACTTGATAGCAAAACTATTGATGTTTATCAACCTGATGTTATTGAAGAAAATAAATCAAAAAAAATCGATATAATAGCAGAAGTTAGAAAAAGCCTGAAAAAAGATGATATTATTTTGCCTGCGCTCCCTGATATGCAATTTAAATTTAAAAGATTAATTGAAATGGGAAGTGATGTGCAAATAATAGTAGATCTTCTTAAACAAGATGTATCCATATCGTCTAAATTAATAAGCCTTTCGAATTCTTCTTTTTATAGAGGCCTTAAAGAAAATAAAACTCTTGATAAAGCTATACAAAGATTAGGCCTTACGATTACTCGAAACTGTGTTGAATCTATTGGAAATAGATCTTTATATATTCATTCAAACAAAAAATACATGGAATTTATGAAACAACTATGGGAACACTCGATTTCTTCAGCGTATGCAGCTCAACTTATTAGCGAACAAATTTCTTATAAACTCAAAAATGATGCTTTTACTTTAGGATTATTTCATGACATCGGTAAGCTTGTTTTAGTTCAAGTTATAAGTGAACTTGAAAAAAAAGGTAAGTTTAAAGAAGAAATAAAAATTGAAGATATACTTGAAACCATTAAATTACATCATTGTGAATTTGGTGCGGTAGTCCTTAGAAAATGGGAATATGTGGAAAATTTTGTCAAGGTTTGCCTTTATCATGAAGATCTTCACAAAGGACTACAAGAACTTTCAGGATACAGCGTAAATGAACTCCATGTTGTCCATTTAGCGAATAATCTTGTAAAGCGAGTAGGTTACGGAGAAAGCGACCCCCTTGCGGAAGATTTAGAATATTTAGAATCAGCTCAATATCTTCAATTGAACCGTCTTATAATTGAAAAAATAAAAGAAATGTTAGTAGAAAAGATGAAGGAAGATAAGGAATATCTTGTATAA
- a CDS encoding HDOD domain-containing protein yields the protein MKRRILFVDDEPNVLQGLKRVLREMRNEWDMDFVESGNKALEILQKSSFDVIVSDIRMKEMDGIEFFKKVMNLYPKIIRIVLSGQSDKEFTIKSSHIAHQYLVKPCDPDELKSRLSHIYEIQGALSNNSLIDVVSKIKTLPILPTIYTEILKALESFDANTNDIGKIISKDVGITAKILQLVNSAFLGLRTRIVNIEQAVTYLGIDIIKSLVLSNYIFYNVDAKKNIKNFINKLWNHSLSTGIISRLIAYKENPDLVDCAFLAGLLHDCGKIIFLINFPDQYETIIESSQSKENVIFEKEMGIFGTSHAEIGAYLMSLWGLPMPVIEAILYHHFPLKYSKQEFTPLTSVYVANFLSRKNESTENDLEENPSFEIEYLSKLRLLNRLPIWQNSCQGIILEENLHE from the coding sequence ATGAAAAGGCGTATCCTGTTTGTAGATGATGAACCGAATGTGTTACAAGGACTTAAAAGAGTTCTTCGAGAAATGAGGAATGAATGGGATATGGATTTTGTTGAAAGTGGAAATAAAGCCCTTGAAATTCTTCAAAAGAGTTCTTTCGATGTTATTGTGAGTGATATTCGGATGAAGGAAATGGATGGTATAGAATTTTTTAAAAAGGTCATGAATCTTTATCCAAAAATTATTAGAATTGTTTTGTCTGGGCAATCAGATAAGGAATTTACCATAAAATCTTCCCATATAGCCCATCAATATTTGGTAAAACCATGTGATCCTGATGAATTAAAATCAAGGTTATCTCATATCTATGAAATTCAAGGAGCGCTATCAAATAACTCCCTAATTGATGTAGTTTCAAAAATAAAAACTTTACCGATATTGCCGACAATTTATACCGAAATATTAAAAGCGCTTGAGTCTTTTGACGCGAACACTAATGATATAGGAAAAATAATTTCAAAGGATGTAGGAATAACAGCAAAAATACTTCAACTGGTTAATTCCGCTTTTTTAGGCTTGCGAACTCGAATAGTCAATATTGAACAAGCTGTAACATACCTTGGGATTGATATAATAAAATCTTTAGTTCTTTCTAATTATATTTTTTATAACGTTGACGCTAAAAAAAATATAAAAAATTTTATAAATAAACTTTGGAATCACAGTTTATCAACAGGAATAATATCAAGGCTAATAGCTTATAAAGAAAATCCTGATTTAGTTGATTGTGCATTTTTAGCAGGGTTGCTGCATGATTGTGGGAAAATAATTTTTTTAATAAACTTTCCAGATCAATATGAAACAATCATTGAATCATCTCAATCGAAAGAGAATGTAATATTTGAAAAAGAAATGGGAATTTTTGGAACTAGTCATGCGGAAATAGGAGCTTATCTTATGAGTCTTTGGGGATTGCCTATGCCTGTAATTGAAGCAATTCTGTATCATCATTTTCCTTTAAAATATTCTAAACAAGAATTTACTCCTTTAACTTCTGTTTATGTAGCTAATTTTTTATCAAGAAAAAATGAGAGTACAGAAAATGATTTAGAAGAAAACCCCTCTTTCGAGATAGAGTATTTATCAAAGTTACGTTTGCTAAATCGCCTTCCAATATGGCAAAATTCCTGCCAAGGAATAATTTTAGAGGAAAATTTACATGAGTGA
- a CDS encoding HDOD domain-containing protein: MRKILFVDDDPNILQALKRMLRPMRSEWDMNFINNGESALELMNSEVFDVIVTDIQMPGMDGASLLDKVKQKHPETVRIVLSGQASKEMVMKSVGVSHQFLSKPCDAEALKSSITCACTLRNFIKNMESIPSLPSIYSEINDALKSEDVSMQKIGKIIAKDVGMTAKMLHLVNSAFFGLRSPVSSPEKAVSILGLDIIKSLVLSIHIFSQFNKKKFKQNFFEWLWKHSMMTGAIAKSIAKHENKPLSIIDYSFTAGLLHDLGKLLLAVNRPDEYAEVIRLNKEENILAYKSEMSLIGVTHFDVGAYLLGFWGLPSPIVQAVALHHTPFKIIDKDFTPLTAVHFANAFLHAHEKGIEIQEESIFDQNYMSFISLEKLLPTWIDIAKELVNGEPNGKKN, from the coding sequence ATGAGAAAAATTCTTTTTGTTGATGATGACCCTAATATATTGCAAGCTCTTAAAAGAATGCTTAGACCCATGAGAAGTGAATGGGATATGAATTTTATTAATAACGGAGAATCTGCCTTAGAATTAATGAATTCAGAAGTTTTTGATGTAATTGTTACTGATATACAAATGCCTGGAATGGATGGCGCAAGCCTTCTTGATAAAGTTAAACAAAAGCATCCTGAAACTGTTAGGATTGTTTTATCCGGTCAAGCATCGAAAGAGATGGTTATGAAATCTGTTGGGGTTTCCCACCAGTTTCTTTCTAAACCCTGTGACGCTGAAGCTCTAAAATCGAGTATTACATGCGCATGCACTCTCCGTAATTTTATTAAAAATATGGAATCCATCCCAAGTCTTCCGTCTATATATTCAGAAATAAATGATGCTCTTAAATCGGAAGATGTTTCAATGCAAAAAATAGGTAAAATAATTGCAAAAGATGTAGGCATGACTGCTAAAATGCTACATCTTGTAAATTCAGCCTTCTTCGGACTTAGATCTCCTGTTTCAAGCCCTGAAAAAGCGGTTTCAATACTTGGGCTTGATATTATTAAATCCCTTGTTCTTTCAATTCATATTTTTTCCCAGTTCAATAAAAAAAAGTTTAAACAGAATTTTTTTGAATGGCTGTGGAAGCATAGTATGATGACAGGCGCTATTGCTAAATCTATCGCTAAGCATGAAAACAAGCCGTTATCAATAATTGATTACTCTTTTACAGCCGGGCTTCTTCATGATTTAGGTAAACTTCTGCTGGCTGTAAATAGACCTGATGAATATGCTGAAGTTATAAGGCTCAATAAAGAAGAAAATATTCTTGCGTATAAATCTGAAATGTCTTTAATAGGGGTAACTCATTTTGATGTCGGAGCGTATTTACTGGGATTTTGGGGGCTTCCATCCCCTATTGTTCAGGCAGTTGCCCTGCATCATACACCGTTTAAAATAATTGATAAGGATTTTACCCCTCTTACAGCGGTTCATTTTGCTAATGCTTTTTTGCATGCCCATGAAAAAGGTATAGAAATTCAAGAGGAATCCATATTTGATCAAAATTATATGTCTTTTATTTCTCTTGAAAAACTTCTTCCAACATGGATTGACATAGCAAAAGAATTAGTTAATGGGGAACCAAACGGTAAAAAGAATTAA
- a CDS encoding PAS domain S-box protein, giving the protein MLELDLIKSEKKYRTILESIEQGYYELDLRGNFVFYNEIMAELFGCNREELRGKNYKEFMDNDNASNMYKLFKEIYKTGKPNKGFICDFIRKDGLIRQLGASASLMYDDNNKCIGFRGIARDISERKFMESQLAHVQKMESIGQLAAGIAHEINTPIQYIGDNTYFLQDAFKDISRLLVEYEKLLKFLKSKEDIDALINEIENIKEEIDIEYLIGEVPLSIKQSLDGLTRTANIVRAMKEFSHPGTGENTSVDINRAIDSTALVARNEWKYVAEMEMELDSTLPFVKCVQGEFNQVILNLIINAAHAIGDVVGDGAKKKGKITIRTKKINGTVEVQIQDTGIGIAPEIRPKIFTPFFTTKAVGKGTGQGLSLCHAIVNKLGGAIHFETEVGVGTTFFIRFKAEEDPLNKG; this is encoded by the coding sequence ATGCTTGAATTAGATTTAATCAAAAGCGAAAAAAAATATCGAACGATACTTGAAAGCATAGAACAAGGATATTATGAGCTTGATTTAAGGGGTAATTTTGTTTTTTATAATGAGATAATGGCTGAATTGTTCGGATGCAATAGGGAAGAACTTAGGGGTAAAAATTATAAAGAATTTATGGATAATGATAATGCTTCAAATATGTATAAATTATTCAAAGAAATTTATAAAACAGGAAAACCGAATAAAGGTTTTATTTGTGATTTTATAAGAAAAGATGGATTAATCCGTCAGCTTGGTGCTTCTGCATCTTTGATGTATGACGATAATAATAAATGCATTGGATTTAGGGGTATTGCAAGAGATATTTCCGAACGAAAATTTATGGAATCTCAGTTAGCTCATGTTCAAAAAATGGAATCAATAGGTCAATTAGCGGCGGGTATTGCCCATGAAATCAATACGCCTATCCAATATATCGGAGATAATACTTATTTTTTACAGGATGCATTTAAAGATATAAGCAGGCTTTTAGTCGAATATGAAAAGCTCCTTAAATTTTTGAAATCAAAAGAAGATATTGATGCTTTAATAAATGAAATAGAAAACATTAAAGAAGAAATAGATATTGAATACTTAATAGGCGAAGTTCCCCTATCTATAAAACAATCTCTTGATGGTCTTACCAGAACAGCCAATATTGTAAGAGCAATGAAGGAATTTTCTCATCCTGGAACAGGAGAAAACACCTCTGTAGATATTAACAGAGCTATTGACAGCACAGCATTGGTTGCCCGAAATGAATGGAAATATGTTGCTGAAATGGAAATGGAACTTGATTCAACTTTACCCTTTGTAAAATGTGTTCAGGGAGAGTTTAATCAAGTAATATTAAATTTAATCATAAATGCCGCTCATGCCATAGGTGATGTTGTCGGAGACGGAGCAAAGAAAAAAGGTAAAATTACTATAAGAACTAAAAAAATAAACGGAACAGTTGAAGTTCAAATTCAAGATACAGGCATAGGTATAGCTCCAGAAATTAGGCCAAAAATATTTACCCCTTTTTTTACAACTAAGGCTGTAGGCAAAGGAACAGGGCAAGGTTTAAGTTTATGTCATGCTATTGTTAATAAACTTGGAGGGGCAATTCATTTTGAAACAGAAGTTGGAGTTGGAACTACATTTTTTATACGTTTTAAAGCAGAGGAAGACCCCTTAAATAAAGGTTAA
- the selD gene encoding selenide, water dikinase SelD: protein MLKSSSENLCPIRLSTTVKGAGUASKLPPGDLETALCGLEFPSNPNVLVGIDSIDDAGVYKISDNLAIVQTVDFFTPIVDDPYIFGQIAAANSLSDIYAMGGEPKTAMNLVCYPLKTMDISILRQILQGGIDKVKEADAVVIGGHSIFDNELKYGLSVTGFIHPNRILKKRSLKEGDRLILTKPLGTGIVSTAIKGGLASDETILKVSMQMAELNKKAAKIMQNFSVNGCTDITGFGLIGHLSEMIKNSKISIRIYANNIPIILEAIEFSQFGLIPEGSYKNKNFFEKFVKFESSVDSVIKDILFDPQTSGGLLISVKAEESENMIEALKNEGVLHSKIIGDVISEDVEGKIIVN from the coding sequence ATTTTAAAATCATCGTCTGAAAATTTATGCCCGATTCGTCTTTCAACTACAGTAAAAGGAGCCGGCTGAGCTTCAAAACTCCCTCCAGGGGACCTGGAGACAGCTCTTTGCGGACTTGAATTTCCTTCGAATCCTAATGTTCTTGTAGGAATTGATAGTATTGATGATGCAGGCGTATATAAAATTTCAGATAATCTTGCAATAGTTCAAACTGTTGATTTTTTTACTCCGATAGTTGATGATCCATATATTTTTGGACAAATTGCTGCTGCTAATTCTTTAAGCGATATTTATGCAATGGGCGGTGAGCCTAAAACAGCTATGAATCTTGTTTGTTATCCTTTAAAAACTATGGATATTTCCATTTTAAGACAAATTTTGCAAGGCGGTATAGATAAAGTAAAAGAAGCCGATGCTGTTGTAATTGGCGGCCATAGTATATTTGACAATGAATTGAAATATGGACTTTCTGTAACAGGATTTATTCATCCTAATAGAATTTTAAAAAAAAGAAGTTTAAAAGAAGGTGATAGGCTTATTCTTACAAAACCTCTTGGAACAGGAATAGTAAGCACAGCTATTAAAGGAGGATTAGCATCTGATGAAACAATTTTGAAAGTTTCAATGCAGATGGCGGAACTTAATAAAAAAGCGGCAAAAATAATGCAAAATTTTTCTGTTAATGGGTGTACAGATATTACTGGTTTTGGATTGATTGGGCATTTATCTGAAATGATAAAAAATTCTAAAATAAGTATAAGAATTTATGCTAATAATATTCCGATAATACTAGAAGCTATAGAGTTTTCACAATTTGGTTTAATTCCAGAAGGATCCTACAAAAACAAGAATTTTTTTGAAAAATTTGTTAAGTTTGAAAGTTCGGTAGATTCTGTAATAAAAGATATTCTTTTTGACCCTCAAACATCAGGAGGTCTTCTTATAAGCGTTAAAGCAGAAGAATCTGAAAATATGATTGAAGCTTTGAAAAATGAAGGTGTTTTGCATTCTAAAATTATAGGAGATGTTATATCCGAAGATGTAGAAGGAAAAATAATTGTAAATTAA
- a CDS encoding DUF4816 domain-containing protein — MLWKRVWKRVWKRVWKRVWKRVWKRVWKRAWHKGYRSA; from the coding sequence TTGCTATGGAAAAGGGTATGGAAAAGGGTATGGAAAAGGGTATGGAAAAGGGTATGGAAAAGGGTATGGAAAAGGGTATGGAAAAGGGCATGGCACAAGGGATACAGATCGGCATAG